The window TTTCATAAGCTTTTCCATAGGATATCGAATGATTGTACTAACCATCTACTTTCCATTCCATCAATCATCCTATGAACAACACTACAAAACACATTAGAAAATAATCCTCACAATGAATTTTAGTTTTCTCGTCATGAATATGATGATTATCGTTATTATCGTTATTATCATTATTGTTGTAGTCGTTTTAATATCCATAAGTGAATTATTCAAGCTTGAGCCCGACTCACTGATTCAATATGCACGTAAGTGAATTATTCAAGCCTGACCCCACATGCCTGCGTATCCACAAAAAAGCCCTAAACAGCTTGTTGCAAGACAGTGCTTAGGGCGTTGGATTCGCTCGCTATGGTTTATAATGGTTTTTCAACGTGTAAGGGGATTTCGATTAAATCTTGAATGCTTCCATCTTTTGCACTCTCTGTAAAAAATTCCAGAAGTAAGGTTTCTCCAGCTTCTACGGTTTCTGGGATTTCAATGGTTTCTTCAATGGCGCCCCAGTCACCCATGGCTCCGGTGGTGAAGTCAAAAACCAGTTCCTCTCCTTCTTCGTTAGAAAGACGGTACAAGACATTCCCTTCAAACACATTGGCGATTCCTTCAAAGGTGAAGGAAGTAGCTACCTTTTCCTCCGGTGCCGGACGGAAGATTTTAATGCCTCGAGATTCTGCCAGTATTGGCGATAAGGTTTCCAGCCCTACCAGTGTTGGAACATAGCTTTCATCTCCTATAACTTCGTAAACCACTGGTTTCTCTGTAGGTTTCATGGCAAACAGGTCGTAAGGATGGGTGATGGCCTGAGTAACGATATCCTCTTCTCCAGGCTGTGTAAAAGAAACTTTTACAATGATTTCTTCTTCAGATTCCATAACCTGTTGAATATCTACAGAATAGCCACCTGTAGGCTTTTCACCGTAAGTAACCAGCAGGTACATTATGTCCTCAACCACTTTTTCCTGTGCCAGCCAAGTGTTTTGGGAATACTCAATCCATGACGCTATCTCTTCCGGCAGCTCTTCTTGTTCCACTTCCTGAACAACCGACAACGCTTCATGATCCGTGGTAATCATCACGCTTCTTGTTTCTTCCTCCCATTTCACGTCAGCACCTAAGGCTTCTGAAACAAAACGAAGAGGCACCACGGTTCTGCCTTCCACAATACGGGGCGGCACTTCTAATTCATACGCTTGTCCTTGCAGGATAGCGGTCATCCGATCAATGGTTAACATCATTACCTTGTCTCCATGATGGGCGGTCACTTTCCGAGTTTCCCCATCCCACTCCAGTTCGGCTCCCAATGCTTCAAAGATAGATCGCATTTCGACCAAGGTTCTGCCACTTTCAATAATGGGAGAAACCTCTGGCCTTAATAACTGGCCGTCTACCCTTACTTTCGGTTCACTCTGGTCTATTTCCTCTGCTAGCACCATGGATGTTTGTGCAAAGAGGAGCAATAAAGCCAATGTTATCAGTAATCCTTTGTTTCGATACATTTTATCTACCTCCTGTAAATCATTATTTTTTATGACTTTCTTATTTCACTGTATCGCCTGCATCTGTTTTTGTCAACCGAAGGCTATGGATGCTCCTATTGATGCTCCTATTGACGCTCCTTGGTTGACATAGGTACTCAGCGTGATACAATCAAGAAAGAAATTCCAGACAGTGTTCTATCATGGAGGGAGTGAAGATTCCAATGAAGAAAGAGATTCTGAGACATGGCTTTTGTGATGCCATTTTTTCAAAGAGAAAGAAAAAAATCAATTACCTTCGGTTTTTCTTCTTATCCCTCTTTTTATGCCTGATCCTCTTAGGAAAAAACATTGATGTTTCAGCAACTTTTGATTCCACTGACCCTCCATACACCATTGGAATTTTATCCTTTACAACAAAAGAAGAAACCTTTGAAAAATGGGGAGCGCTAGAAACTTACCTAACAGAAGAAATAGGTGAAACTAATTTCCAGGTAAAACCCCTTTACTATGAAGAAATGGATGAAGCGGTGGCGACAAATCAAATTGATTTTGTTTTTACAAACCCGGCACATTATATTGCTTTAAGCAAGGACAACCAATTGCCCGGTCCTATGGCAACTTTGATTGAACTCTATCATCATGAACCTCAGTCTGCTTTTGGTGGTGTTATTTTTACAAAAGCAGATCCAGAAGCTCCACAAACCCTTCAAAGCCTTCGAGGAAAGCGAATTAGTGCGGTCAGTCAAAATTCTCTGGGAGGTTATCAAGCCGCTGCTTATGAGCTTGTGAAAGAAGGGCTGGACCCTTCA is drawn from Tindallia californiensis and contains these coding sequences:
- a CDS encoding stalk domain-containing protein, whose amino-acid sequence is MYRNKGLLITLALLLLFAQTSMVLAEEIDQSEPKVRVDGQLLRPEVSPIIESGRTLVEMRSIFEALGAELEWDGETRKVTAHHGDKVMMLTIDRMTAILQGQAYELEVPPRIVEGRTVVPLRFVSEALGADVKWEEETRSVMITTDHEALSVVQEVEQEELPEEIASWIEYSQNTWLAQEKVVEDIMYLLVTYGEKPTGGYSVDIQQVMESEEEIIVKVSFTQPGEEDIVTQAITHPYDLFAMKPTEKPVVYEVIGDESYVPTLVGLETLSPILAESRGIKIFRPAPEEKVATSFTFEGIANVFEGNVLYRLSNEEGEELVFDFTTGAMGDWGAIEETIEIPETVEAGETLLLEFFTESAKDGSIQDLIEIPLHVEKPL